One region of Mesobacillus boroniphilus genomic DNA includes:
- a CDS encoding methyl-accepting chemotaxis protein, with translation MKSIEEIKQEDLERKNSLTVKATLVSVILAAVVDIAMQKELAVILSIIVGGGAGVGVVGLLHYTKKLTNFIPYLSVVIVSAVLFLIMETSVSPTAYTLLYFILAAAAIYMDRKLLILASGLGFIIISMFTLLHNHELPLETKNYVTIYLLYMLVTVMLGFQFSISKKLAQTIESAQQETESLLIKDLETRKVIESNTRSIAKLIDDVRFKSKENYQSSIEMTQSVTEISAGINIQSDSVVDITQSLEKTNQVIYRTSALVKKLHQDSMSAEKVSDKGDELMSSLISELTASYENMQNVNTHILSLSALIKETTSFASDIQGIASQTNLLALNASIEAARAGDSGKGFAVVAEEVRKLADITSNTATQITENLKSVMSDTSKTKEGVNLTAEKLTQNLELAAETMEAFETIHQTFKVLKSDISEQEGLTKTILDSSMAIESSITGFSSVIQQASAALEEISSAAISQSEHHEHLFKSVEAAHQSLDNLIRLQQN, from the coding sequence ATGAAAAGTATTGAAGAAATTAAACAAGAGGATTTGGAAAGAAAAAATTCTTTAACCGTAAAAGCCACCCTAGTGTCTGTCATTCTCGCGGCAGTTGTTGATATTGCCATGCAGAAAGAACTTGCCGTGATTCTATCAATCATTGTTGGCGGCGGCGCTGGGGTCGGAGTTGTTGGATTGCTCCACTATACTAAAAAGTTAACAAATTTCATCCCTTATCTTTCCGTTGTCATTGTTTCCGCTGTTCTATTCTTAATTATGGAAACTAGCGTTTCACCTACTGCTTATACCCTTCTTTATTTTATCCTTGCTGCGGCAGCGATCTATATGGATAGGAAATTACTGATTTTAGCTTCCGGTCTCGGATTTATTATTATTTCGATGTTCACCTTGCTGCATAACCACGAGCTGCCTTTGGAGACGAAAAACTATGTAACCATATATCTATTGTATATGCTGGTCACAGTTATGCTTGGCTTCCAGTTCTCCATCTCCAAAAAGCTCGCTCAAACGATTGAGTCAGCACAGCAGGAAACAGAGAGTCTATTGATTAAAGATTTAGAGACACGCAAAGTAATCGAAAGCAATACAAGGAGCATAGCAAAGCTGATAGATGATGTTAGATTCAAGAGCAAGGAAAATTATCAATCTTCCATTGAAATGACCCAGTCTGTGACAGAGATATCTGCAGGGATCAATATCCAATCCGATTCAGTTGTGGACATTACCCAATCCCTTGAAAAAACAAATCAGGTCATCTACAGGACATCAGCGCTTGTCAAAAAGCTGCATCAGGACTCAATGTCGGCCGAAAAGGTATCCGATAAAGGCGATGAGCTGATGTCCAGCCTTATTTCAGAATTGACAGCTTCATATGAAAATATGCAAAATGTCAATACACACATCTTGTCTCTTTCCGCGCTGATCAAGGAAACAACCAGCTTTGCATCAGATATCCAGGGAATTGCTTCCCAAACTAATTTGCTGGCACTGAACGCATCTATAGAGGCAGCCCGTGCAGGAGACAGCGGCAAAGGATTTGCCGTCGTTGCCGAAGAAGTAAGGAAGCTCGCTGACATCACAAGTAATACAGCAACCCAAATTACCGAAAACTTAAAAAGCGTCATGAGTGATACTTCAAAAACAAAAGAAGGAGTCAATCTGACAGCTGAAAAACTTACACAAAACCTCGAATTAGCAGCAGAGACAATGGAAGCATTTGAAACAATACACCAAACTTTCAAAGTTTTGAAGAGTGATATCTCTGAGCAGGAGGGACTGACAAAAACCATTTTGGATTCCTCCATGGCAATCGAAAGTTCCATTACCGGCTTCAGCTCCGTCATCCAGCAGGCAAGCGCAGCGCTAGAAGAAATCTCATCAGCAGCTATTTCGCAGAGTGAACATCATGAACATTTATTTAAATCCGTTGAAGCGGCACATCAATCTTTGGATAACCTAATTAGGCTGCAACAAAATTAA
- a CDS encoding SpoIIIAH-like family protein: MLLKKQTVWLLTMLSLVVVLSVYYITSPEQQKADLAGVEEQKAEGTETAATESKDGKTVISGIASDEKFEALRMKLEEQRTKMKEDLQAIVASTDLPAQDRSDAIEKMNELDEVAQKEFTLETLIKSMGYEDALVRADGENVRITVKAQEHSASAANEIIQMVRTELGSLQPVAVQFEPVK, translated from the coding sequence ATGTTATTGAAAAAGCAAACAGTTTGGTTGTTAACAATGTTAAGTCTTGTAGTGGTGCTATCGGTTTATTATATCACTTCACCTGAACAGCAAAAAGCAGATTTGGCCGGTGTTGAAGAACAGAAGGCTGAAGGAACAGAAACTGCAGCAACTGAATCCAAGGATGGCAAAACAGTGATCTCTGGCATTGCAAGCGATGAAAAGTTCGAAGCACTTCGTATGAAGCTTGAAGAACAGCGCACAAAAATGAAGGAAGATCTTCAGGCAATAGTCGCTTCAACGGACCTGCCTGCCCAAGACCGCAGCGATGCAATTGAGAAGATGAACGAGCTTGATGAAGTGGCTCAAAAAGAATTCACGCTAGAAACATTGATCAAGTCAATGGGTTATGAAGATGCTCTTGTTCGTGCGGACGGAGAGAATGTCAGAATCACAGTGAAAGCTCAGGAGCATTCAGCATCTGCAGCCAACGAAATCATCCAGATGGTGCGCACAGAGCTTGGCTCATTACAGCCAGTAGCTGTACAATTTGAGCCTGTAAAATAA
- the spoIIIAG gene encoding stage III sporulation protein AG: MDNEKGPLSWLKKQLSSKDGPPEKKSGKYQYLMIVVLFGAAIMLIGNILGDKSPDMAVTATKEAGTEEDAAVFGQKKSAGNDVISEYEEAYEAQLTEVLEGINGVGDVTVFVNVDATEKKVLEKNTVIQSQTTDETDREGGKRKVQDASQDEQLVIIRNGEKEVPIVLETKKPEIRGVVVVAKGAENIQVKKWIIEAVTRALDVPNHRVAVMPKKSKGE; encoded by the coding sequence ATGGACAATGAGAAAGGTCCCTTAAGCTGGCTTAAGAAGCAATTGAGCAGCAAAGACGGACCGCCAGAGAAGAAATCTGGAAAATACCAATACTTAATGATTGTCGTACTTTTCGGGGCAGCTATCATGCTCATAGGCAATATACTGGGAGACAAAAGTCCTGATATGGCGGTTACAGCCACGAAGGAGGCAGGCACTGAAGAGGATGCTGCCGTGTTCGGGCAAAAGAAATCGGCAGGCAATGACGTCATTTCCGAGTATGAAGAGGCTTATGAAGCTCAGCTGACAGAAGTGCTCGAAGGAATAAATGGCGTTGGGGATGTCACGGTCTTCGTAAACGTAGATGCCACTGAAAAAAAGGTTCTTGAGAAGAACACGGTCATCCAGTCCCAGACGACGGATGAAACCGATCGTGAAGGCGGCAAACGCAAGGTCCAGGACGCATCACAGGATGAGCAGCTGGTCATCATCCGCAATGGTGAAAAAGAGGTTCCTATCGTTCTGGAGACAAAAAAGCCGGAGATCAGAGGTGTCGTCGTAGTAGCCAAGGGTGCCGAAAATATACAAGTGAAAAAATGGATTATCGAGGCCGTCACCAGGGCTTTGGATGTACCAAACCACCGGGTGGCAGTCATGCCTAAAAAATCTAAGGGGGAATAA
- the spoIIIAF gene encoding stage III sporulation protein AF gives MDFIKEWITNIIIFILLATVLDMLLPNSSFQKYTKIVTGLILIAIILSPVMKLFTSDFESAIASMGQFSSLEDENIKNSIEFQKKEIQASQHAYILETMAVQLKTAAEEELMEQQGMEIANIELEVNDQDQRPFPENLEYVIVHVKKAEDEGETVAVVREVEIDTNAPLPSKQTSQNTDQISSLLSEKWNVPEKSIQIMIEGGSDEHGQ, from the coding sequence ATGGATTTTATAAAAGAGTGGATTACCAATATCATTATCTTCATCCTCCTGGCAACTGTCCTAGACATGCTGCTGCCTAATTCTAGCTTCCAGAAATATACGAAAATCGTCACAGGCCTGATTTTGATTGCCATCATCCTGTCACCGGTCATGAAACTGTTTACTTCAGACTTTGAATCAGCGATAGCTTCAATGGGCCAATTCAGTAGTTTAGAGGATGAAAATATAAAAAATTCAATAGAATTTCAGAAAAAAGAAATACAAGCATCCCAGCATGCATATATTTTAGAAACAATGGCTGTCCAATTGAAAACAGCCGCAGAGGAGGAGTTGATGGAGCAGCAAGGAATGGAGATTGCTAATATCGAGCTTGAAGTAAATGATCAGGATCAGCGGCCTTTCCCTGAGAACCTGGAGTATGTCATCGTGCATGTGAAAAAAGCCGAAGATGAGGGAGAGACTGTGGCAGTAGTAAGAGAAGTAGAAATTGATACGAATGCACCCCTCCCATCAAAACAAACCTCTCAGAATACAGATCAAATATCTTCTCTTCTGTCAGAAAAATGGAATGTTCCTGAAAAGTCTATTCAAATAATGATAGAAGGGGGGAGTGACGAGCATGGACAATGA